Proteins encoded by one window of Acidimicrobiia bacterium:
- a CDS encoding YdcF family protein has translation TESSAGANYLHTRGVPDSAIQRESTSHSSWESLLAAARFLRPEGIRHVVLVSDPFHSLRIRLIASDVGLDAVTSPTHTSPISGLDEWRRFASEAFGVSIGRIFGFGSLTRASKRIETQVRIPLGAAILTGPSGVV, from the coding sequence CACCGAATCCAGCGCCGGGGCGAACTACCTCCACACCCGGGGCGTCCCCGACTCAGCCATCCAACGCGAGTCGACGAGCCACAGCTCGTGGGAATCGCTCCTCGCCGCGGCGCGCTTCCTCCGGCCCGAAGGCATCCGCCACGTCGTGCTCGTCTCCGACCCGTTCCACTCCCTCCGCATCCGACTCATCGCGTCCGACGTGGGGCTCGACGCCGTCACGTCCCCGACCCACACCAGCCCGATCTCCGGCCTCGACGAATGGCGCCGCTTCGCCTCGGAGGCGTTCGGGGTCTCGATCGGTCGGATCTTCGGCTTCGGGTCCCTCACCCGCGCCAGCAAGCGCATCGAGACCCAGGTCCGAATCCCACTAGGAGCCGCTATCCTGACCGGACCTTCGGGGGTGGTGTAA
- a CDS encoding PIG-L family deacetylase has translation MTVDLDVPRCALAVGAHADDVEFGCGATLAKWADAGSEVHLLVLTDGSKGTWERDAVDLVTTREKEQRAAAHALGAVDVTFLGVVDGELDEREAYRAAVCEVIRGTRPDVVLGHDPWKRYRLHPDHRHAGFLTLDALVAARDPQFFPGQPFPPHRPSHLLLFEADEADHAETVDGTLGRKIDALLAHRSQWRSTMGIDDAVDEQTTAFADRIRDEAEADGRRAGLATAAEIFKRIDDL, from the coding sequence GTGACCGTCGATCTCGACGTCCCGCGGTGCGCGCTCGCGGTCGGGGCACACGCGGACGACGTCGAGTTCGGGTGTGGAGCGACGCTCGCGAAGTGGGCCGATGCCGGCTCCGAGGTCCACCTGCTCGTGCTGACGGACGGGTCGAAGGGGACCTGGGAGCGCGACGCGGTCGACCTCGTCACGACGCGCGAGAAGGAGCAGCGAGCCGCCGCGCACGCGCTCGGGGCGGTGGACGTCACGTTCCTCGGCGTGGTCGACGGTGAGCTCGACGAGCGGGAGGCGTACCGCGCCGCCGTGTGCGAGGTGATCCGTGGCACGCGGCCCGACGTCGTGCTCGGGCACGACCCGTGGAAGCGCTACCGCCTCCATCCGGACCACCGGCACGCCGGCTTCCTCACGCTCGACGCGCTCGTCGCGGCGCGCGACCCCCAGTTCTTCCCCGGGCAGCCGTTCCCGCCGCACCGCCCGTCACACCTGTTGCTGTTCGAGGCCGACGAAGCCGATCACGCCGAGACGGTCGACGGCACGCTCGGGCGCAAGATCGACGCGCTGCTCGCGCATCGCAGCCAGTGGCGCTCGACGATGGGGATCGACGACGCCGTCGACGAGCAGACCACGGCGTTCGCCGACCGGATCCGCGACGAGGCGGAGGCCGACGGCCGTAGGGCCGGGCTCGCAACCGCGGCCGAGATCTTCAAGCGCATCGACGACCTGTAA
- a CDS encoding antibiotic biosynthesis monooxygenase yields the protein MLVRFFFSAVDPADRAEIARIFAEDVKPAFEAERGCVGVELLVSADQSAGGLIEGVVVSRWRNDGDIERAIDSRGVKESLVRVRQLLRLEPVIRTYVVVDGGP from the coding sequence ATGCTCGTCCGGTTCTTCTTCTCCGCGGTCGACCCGGCAGACCGGGCCGAGATCGCGCGGATCTTCGCCGAGGACGTGAAGCCCGCGTTCGAGGCGGAGCGCGGCTGCGTCGGCGTCGAGCTGCTCGTGAGCGCGGACCAGAGCGCGGGCGGCCTCATCGAGGGCGTGGTCGTGTCGCGCTGGCGCAACGACGGTGACATCGAGCGCGCGATCGACTCGCGTGGCGTCAAGGAGTCGCTCGTGCGGGTGCGGCAGCTCCTGCGCCTCGAGCCCGTCATCCGGACGTACGTCGTCGTCGACGGTGGCCCGTGA
- the cofC gene encoding 2-phospho-L-lactate guanylyltransferase encodes MTAPTAVVVPIRAFALGKARLAGRLDASAREQLARTMAGNVVRAAGGARVVVVSSAPEVRDWAASLDVPVIDDPGTLDGAARAGCTWASDASRVCVVHADLPYARSLDALTRDAAMPVVTVVPCHRDDGTPAMSLPGEVAASFPFAYGPGSARRHVAAARSLGLAVRVVRDPQLGFDVDVPDDLAVLAARA; translated from the coding sequence GTGACCGCCCCCACCGCGGTCGTCGTGCCGATCCGCGCGTTCGCGCTCGGCAAGGCGCGTCTGGCGGGCCGTCTCGACGCGAGCGCGCGCGAGCAGCTCGCACGCACCATGGCCGGGAACGTCGTGCGGGCCGCGGGTGGCGCACGGGTCGTCGTCGTGTCGAGCGCGCCGGAGGTGCGTGACTGGGCGGCGTCGCTCGACGTCCCCGTGATCGACGATCCCGGCACGCTCGACGGCGCGGCGCGGGCCGGCTGCACGTGGGCGAGCGACGCCTCGCGCGTCTGCGTCGTCCACGCCGACCTGCCGTACGCACGCTCGCTCGACGCGCTCACGCGCGACGCGGCGATGCCGGTCGTGACGGTGGTGCCGTGTCACCGCGACGACGGCACCCCCGCGATGTCACTGCCGGGCGAGGTCGCCGCGTCGTTCCCGTTCGCGTACGGGCCTGGCTCGGCGCGTCGTCACGTCGCGGCGGCGCGCTCGCTCGGCCTCGCCGTGCGGGTCGTGCGCGACCCGCAGCTCGGGTTCGACGTCGACGTACCGGACGACCTCGCCGTGCTCGCGGCACGCGCGTGA
- a CDS encoding histone H1-like repetitive region-containing protein, with translation MTVPPAKRATAKRAAKKSTARKGTARKTTARKGARKTTARKSTARKSTARKGTRKTTARKSTARKSTARKGTRKAAARKTTARKSTGRKSTARKGTRKSTARKTTARKGTRKAAGRKTTARKGARKSTASKAPATRRRRTTKRARKSTAS, from the coding sequence GTGACCGTGCCTCCGGCAAAGAGAGCTACGGCGAAGAGAGCCGCCAAGAAGAGCACGGCCCGCAAGGGCACGGCCCGCAAGACGACCGCACGCAAGGGCGCCCGGAAGACCACGGCGCGGAAGTCGACCGCTCGCAAGAGCACCGCGCGCAAGGGCACCCGGAAGACCACGGCGCGGAAGTCGACGGCTCGCAAGAGCACCGCGCGCAAGGGCACCCGCAAGGCCGCGGCGAGGAAGACGACCGCGCGCAAGTCGACCGGTCGCAAGAGCACGGCCCGGAAGGGCACGCGCAAGTCGACCGCACGGAAGACGACGGCCCGCAAGGGCACGCGCAAGGCCGCAGGTCGCAAGACGACCGCGCGGAAGGGCGCCCGCAAGTCGACGGCCAGCAAGGCGCCGGCGACACGCCGTCGTCGCACGACCAAGCGGGCCCGCAAGTCCACCGCGAGCTGA
- a CDS encoding alpha/beta fold hydrolase, protein MDLAFDRSGTGEPLVLLHGLGSSRRAWNPVAGVLAERFDVLAIDLPGFGGSAPLPPSVEPTPARLAAAVGELLDGLGITRPHVAGNSLGGWVAMELARTRAFASVTLLSPAGLWRGTTPRYTFVSLRTSRWLAVNASGLLHRLVRSSAGRVVVLGQTHGHPARLTPEYAHAAIDTLRSGAGFDATLRATATRRLVAVEPVDAPVTVAFGSRDRILLRHQSRHLDQLPPDTRVEHLPGCGHVPMADDRTAVAALITRAATRARVGAE, encoded by the coding sequence ATGGACCTGGCGTTCGACCGGTCGGGCACCGGCGAGCCGCTGGTGCTGTTGCACGGGCTGGGATCGTCGCGCCGCGCGTGGAACCCGGTCGCGGGCGTGCTCGCAGAGCGGTTCGACGTGCTCGCGATCGACCTGCCGGGGTTCGGCGGCTCGGCCCCGCTCCCGCCGTCGGTCGAGCCGACTCCGGCGCGCCTCGCCGCTGCGGTCGGCGAGCTGCTCGACGGTCTCGGGATCACGCGGCCGCACGTCGCGGGCAACTCGCTCGGCGGTTGGGTCGCGATGGAGCTCGCTCGGACGCGCGCGTTCGCGTCGGTCACGCTGCTGAGCCCGGCCGGCCTGTGGCGCGGGACGACACCGCGCTACACCTTCGTGAGCCTGCGCACTTCACGGTGGCTCGCCGTCAACGCGTCGGGACTCCTGCACCGGCTCGTGCGGTCGAGCGCGGGTCGCGTCGTCGTCCTCGGTCAGACGCACGGTCATCCCGCCCGGCTCACACCCGAGTACGCGCACGCGGCGATCGACACCCTGCGAAGCGGCGCGGGCTTCGACGCGACGCTGCGCGCGACCGCGACACGGCGCCTCGTCGCGGTCGAGCCCGTCGACGCGCCGGTGACGGTCGCGTTCGGCTCACGCGACCGGATCTTGCTCCGGCACCAGTCACGCCACCTCGATCAGCTGCCGCCCGACACGCGTGTCGAGCACCTGCCCGGGTGCGGTCACGTGCCGATGGCGGACGACCGCACCGCGGTCGCAGCACTCATCACCCGAGCCGCGACACGCGCCCGCGTCGGCGCGGAGTGA
- a CDS encoding metallophosphoesterase: MRRDCFLIAQLSDLHCGSPSFDPELLTTAVHEILAMQPDLVVVGGDLTADGYANEFRTAARFLEPILDSGLPTVVIPGNHDAKNVGYLHFRDTFGPGDVDGKADRALTLAREPGAAALRSVRVVALDSTKPDLAEGEIGRERYGWIRRQLDAGADLDVVALHHHLVPVPGTGRERNTVWDSGDVLALLSDLGVQLVLCGHKHVPYVWLLNGVLVVNSGTVSTYRVRGYVRPSYNVIEVDEQEMRVTFRYPGSGERFAARLARDTLQLETSPELAGMFTKTTWHA, translated from the coding sequence ATGCGACGCGACTGCTTCCTCATCGCGCAGCTGTCCGACCTGCACTGCGGCTCGCCGTCGTTCGATCCCGAGCTGCTGACCACGGCCGTGCACGAGATCCTCGCGATGCAGCCCGATCTCGTCGTCGTGGGCGGCGATCTCACGGCCGACGGCTACGCGAACGAGTTCCGCACGGCGGCGCGGTTCCTCGAGCCGATCCTCGACTCCGGGCTGCCGACGGTCGTCATCCCCGGCAACCACGACGCCAAGAACGTGGGGTACCTCCACTTCCGCGACACGTTCGGTCCGGGTGACGTCGACGGCAAGGCCGACCGTGCGCTCACGCTCGCGCGCGAGCCGGGAGCGGCCGCGCTCCGCTCGGTGCGCGTCGTGGCGCTCGACTCCACCAAGCCGGACCTCGCGGAGGGCGAGATCGGCCGCGAGCGCTACGGGTGGATCCGCCGCCAGCTCGACGCCGGTGCCGATCTCGACGTCGTCGCGCTGCACCATCATCTCGTGCCCGTGCCCGGTACCGGACGCGAGCGCAACACGGTGTGGGACAGCGGCGACGTGCTCGCGCTGCTGTCCGACCTCGGCGTGCAGCTCGTCCTGTGCGGGCACAAGCACGTGCCGTACGTGTGGTTGCTGAACGGTGTGCTCGTGGTCAACTCGGGCACGGTGTCGACGTACCGGGTGCGCGGGTACGTCCGGCCGTCGTACAACGTCATCGAGGTCGACGAGCAGGAGATGCGCGTGACGTTCCGCTACCCCGGCTCCGGTGAGCGCTTCGCGGCCCGGCTCGCACGCGACACGTTGCAGCTCGAGACGAGCCCCGAGCTCGCCGGCATGTTCACGAAGACGACCTGGCACGCCTGA
- a CDS encoding transposase family protein, whose product MAAVSARRPALLSEGQVRELTGVTRAQFARLIAEVGPIWEAEREARLSARKRRRAFGAGRKHDVPFAGRLLVTLVYLRWNVTYRMLAAVFDTNKDTVNRAVMELTPLLAAVGITAPDGTRLGDDDALAAQMRALSKAQRAALVDGSFVPVPRPSKGGWEAQKAQYSPHRHRHVNTFQTLSDDRGNLLWIGDACDGATHDLSAIAESAVAATLAETEVTVIADKGYTGIKARLGLARVFTPARRRKDDTRSETVRDAEGAFNTEIARQRVNVEHAIRRLKTNKILHGYRRRRDTLTDTLHACASLATMAT is encoded by the coding sequence ATGGCTGCTGTGTCTGCGCGTCGTCCGGCGTTGTTGTCCGAGGGTCAGGTCCGTGAGCTCACGGGTGTGACGCGCGCTCAGTTCGCGCGGCTGATCGCCGAGGTCGGTCCGATCTGGGAGGCCGAGCGTGAAGCGCGCCTCTCCGCGCGGAAGCGTCGACGCGCGTTCGGCGCGGGCCGCAAGCACGACGTGCCGTTCGCGGGCCGGTTGTTGGTGACACTCGTGTATCTGCGGTGGAACGTCACCTATCGGATGCTCGCGGCGGTGTTCGACACGAACAAGGACACCGTGAACCGCGCGGTGATGGAGCTCACACCGCTGCTCGCCGCCGTGGGGATCACCGCCCCGGACGGGACGCGCCTCGGCGACGACGACGCGCTCGCGGCCCAGATGCGAGCGTTGTCGAAGGCGCAGCGCGCCGCGCTGGTGGACGGGAGCTTCGTACCGGTCCCGCGCCCATCCAAGGGCGGCTGGGAGGCGCAGAAGGCCCAGTACTCGCCACACCGGCATCGGCACGTCAACACGTTCCAGACACTCAGCGACGATCGCGGGAACCTGTTGTGGATCGGCGACGCGTGCGACGGCGCGACCCACGACCTCAGCGCGATCGCCGAGTCCGCGGTCGCGGCGACGCTCGCCGAAACGGAGGTGACGGTGATCGCCGACAAGGGCTACACGGGCATCAAGGCCCGGCTCGGCCTCGCGCGGGTCTTCACCCCGGCCCGTCGCCGCAAGGACGACACCCGATCCGAGACGGTCCGCGACGCGGAAGGCGCGTTCAACACCGAGATCGCGCGGCAGCGCGTGAATGTCGAACACGCGATCCGCCGGCTGAAGACGAACAAGATCCTGCACGGCTACCGCCGGCGTCGCGACACGCTCACCGACACGCTGCACGCATGCGCGTCCCTCGCGACCATGGCGACGTGA
- a CDS encoding lysophospholipid acyltransferase family protein, with translation MEPAYGLARTALWPAMHFGMRWTVEGGHLIPVRGPVLIASNHVSYLDPLVLAYVANRRHRNVRFLAKAELFDHRALGALLRATRQIPVQRETAGAAGSLDAAVDALEHGECVVVFPEGTISLDLDPLPGKSGVARLAQQTGVRVTPVGLWGAQRILFKGRKPSWRAGVAESVVVGAPMAVAPGEDVVAATDRVMGAIASSVARARMLYPQRPAPGDDDWWVRTPQSAFSHTTRSRA, from the coding sequence GTGGAGCCGGCCTACGGATTGGCGCGGACCGCGTTGTGGCCGGCGATGCACTTCGGCATGCGCTGGACCGTCGAGGGTGGGCACCTCATCCCTGTGCGCGGGCCCGTGCTCATCGCGAGCAACCACGTCTCGTATCTCGACCCGTTGGTCCTCGCGTACGTCGCGAACCGACGCCACCGCAACGTCCGGTTCCTCGCGAAGGCAGAGCTGTTCGACCATCGCGCGCTCGGGGCGCTCCTGCGCGCGACACGTCAGATCCCCGTCCAGCGGGAGACGGCCGGCGCCGCGGGATCGCTCGACGCGGCCGTCGACGCGCTCGAGCACGGCGAGTGCGTGGTCGTGTTCCCCGAGGGCACGATCTCGCTGGACCTCGACCCGTTGCCCGGCAAGTCGGGGGTCGCCCGGCTCGCGCAACAGACGGGCGTGCGGGTCACGCCCGTGGGGCTGTGGGGCGCGCAGCGGATCCTGTTCAAGGGGCGGAAGCCGAGCTGGCGCGCCGGTGTCGCCGAGTCCGTCGTCGTCGGCGCGCCCATGGCGGTCGCGCCGGGGGAGGACGTGGTCGCGGCGACCGATCGGGTGATGGGCGCGATCGCGTCGTCGGTGGCGCGTGCACGCATGCTGTACCCGCAACGTCCGGCTCCCGGTGACGACGACTGGTGGGTCCGCACCCCGCAGAGCGCGTTCTCGCACACGACGCGGTCGCGCGCATGA
- a CDS encoding HU family DNA-binding protein, whose amino-acid sequence MNKAELVDKIADGASLTKKDAEAALHHMMEHIKEAVARGEKVVLPGFGSFSRTDRKERTGRNPRTGEPVKIAASKGVKFTAGAGFKSAVN is encoded by the coding sequence GTGAACAAGGCCGAGCTCGTCGACAAGATCGCCGACGGCGCAAGCCTGACGAAGAAGGACGCAGAGGCTGCGCTGCACCACATGATGGAACACATCAAGGAAGCGGTTGCGCGGGGAGAGAAGGTGGTGCTTCCCGGTTTCGGCAGCTTCTCCCGAACGGATCGCAAGGAACGCACGGGGCGCAACCCGCGCACCGGCGAACCCGTCAAGATCGCGGCATCCAAGGGCGTGAAGTTCACGGCAGGCGCCGGCTTCAAGTCCGCCGTGAACTAG
- a CDS encoding NAD(P)H-dependent glycerol-3-phosphate dehydrogenase, with product MKVAVIGAGSWGTAFASLVATNAPTVLWAREPGLADTICARHENDAYLPGIPLPEDLRATAVMDEACRDADVVVVAVPSHGFRDVLDLARDCIPAGVPVVSLAKGVEQGTNARMTQVVADVLSDHDPARIGVLTGPNLAREVAEGEPTASVVAIDDGDTATALQRLFMTRTFRVYTNPDVVGCEIAGALKNVIAVAAGIAHGMGYGDNTKAALITRGLAELARLGVALGGEPFTFAGLAGMGDLVATCTSDKSRNRTVGVALAQGRGLDDIVAEMHMVAEGVKSTAAVLELAAKHGVEMPIAEQVGQVLYEGRKPADIVPTLMLREAKPEKA from the coding sequence ATGAAGGTCGCCGTCATCGGCGCGGGGTCGTGGGGGACCGCGTTCGCGTCGCTCGTCGCGACGAACGCGCCGACGGTCCTGTGGGCGCGCGAGCCGGGGCTCGCGGACACGATCTGCGCGCGCCACGAGAACGACGCGTACCTGCCCGGGATCCCGTTGCCCGAGGATCTCCGCGCGACGGCGGTGATGGACGAGGCGTGCCGTGACGCCGACGTCGTGGTCGTCGCCGTGCCGTCGCACGGCTTCCGCGACGTGTTGGACCTCGCGCGGGATTGCATCCCGGCCGGCGTCCCGGTCGTCAGCCTGGCGAAGGGTGTCGAGCAGGGGACGAACGCACGGATGACCCAGGTGGTCGCGGACGTGCTGTCGGACCACGACCCCGCCCGCATCGGTGTGCTCACCGGGCCGAACCTCGCACGCGAGGTCGCGGAAGGCGAGCCCACGGCGTCCGTCGTCGCGATCGACGACGGCGACACCGCGACCGCGTTGCAGCGCCTGTTCATGACGCGCACGTTCCGCGTGTACACGAACCCGGATGTCGTCGGGTGCGAGATCGCCGGCGCGTTGAAGAACGTGATCGCGGTCGCGGCCGGCATCGCGCACGGCATGGGGTACGGCGACAACACGAAGGCCGCGCTGATCACTCGCGGCCTCGCCGAGCTCGCTCGGCTCGGCGTCGCCCTGGGCGGCGAGCCGTTCACGTTCGCCGGTCTCGCCGGGATGGGCGACCTCGTCGCGACGTGCACGAGCGACAAGAGCCGCAACCGCACGGTCGGCGTCGCGCTCGCGCAGGGTCGCGGCCTCGACGACATCGTCGCCGAGATGCACATGGTCGCGGAGGGCGTCAAGAGCACCGCCGCGGTCCTCGAGCTCGCGGCGAAGCACGGCGTCGAGATGCCGATCGCGGAGCAGGTCGGGCAGGTGCTGTACGAGGGGCGCAAGCCGGCCGACATCGTCCCGACGTTGATGCTGCGCGAAGCGAAGCCCGAGAAGGCGTGA
- a CDS encoding TIGR03621 family F420-dependent LLM class oxidoreductase, whose product MAHDRRFRFGVDVQAPFDGLSWAETSREVEELGYATLFVPDHFDEGLGPIAALAAAAAATSTLRVGTLVLDCDFRHPAVLARELATVDVLSGGRLEVGVGAGWKRLDYERSGIAMDPPGTRVDRMIEHVHVLRGLFGDGPLTFHGAHYDIDELDGTPKPSTPGGPPILVGGGARRVLRFAGAHADIVGVNASIHSGEIDVAAAHDGLPARIDEKVAWVREAAGARFDDLELNAWLAVAEVTDDAGAFAEALGAAFDADPKDVLASPLTLVGSAREIAERLHERRERWGYSYVVVPGDKAHDFAPIVRELTGR is encoded by the coding sequence GTGGCGCACGACCGGCGGTTCCGCTTCGGCGTCGACGTCCAGGCCCCGTTCGACGGGCTGTCGTGGGCCGAGACGTCGCGCGAGGTCGAGGAGCTCGGCTACGCGACGCTGTTCGTCCCCGACCACTTCGACGAAGGCTTGGGGCCGATCGCCGCGCTCGCGGCCGCCGCCGCGGCGACCTCCACGTTGCGCGTCGGCACGCTCGTCCTCGACTGCGACTTCCGTCATCCCGCGGTCCTCGCGCGCGAGCTCGCGACGGTCGACGTGCTGTCCGGCGGACGGCTCGAGGTCGGTGTCGGCGCGGGCTGGAAGCGTCTCGACTACGAGCGGTCCGGGATCGCGATGGATCCACCCGGGACGCGCGTCGACCGGATGATCGAGCACGTGCACGTGCTCCGCGGGCTGTTCGGCGACGGGCCGCTCACGTTCCACGGTGCGCACTACGACATCGACGAGCTCGACGGCACACCGAAGCCGTCGACCCCGGGCGGGCCGCCGATCCTCGTCGGCGGCGGCGCGCGGCGCGTGCTGCGGTTCGCGGGCGCGCACGCGGACATCGTCGGCGTGAACGCGTCGATCCACTCGGGTGAGATCGACGTCGCCGCCGCGCACGACGGGTTGCCGGCGCGGATCGACGAGAAGGTCGCGTGGGTGCGCGAGGCCGCGGGCGCACGCTTCGACGACCTGGAGCTCAACGCGTGGCTCGCGGTCGCAGAGGTGACGGACGACGCCGGGGCCTTCGCGGAGGCGCTCGGCGCCGCGTTCGACGCCGATCCGAAGGACGTGCTCGCGTCGCCGCTCACGCTCGTCGGCTCGGCTCGCGAGATCGCGGAGCGGCTCCACGAGCGCCGCGAGCGCTGGGGCTACTCGTACGTCGTCGTCCCCGGCGACAAGGCTCACGACTTCGCGCCGATCGTCCGCGAGCTGACGGGACGCTGA
- a CDS encoding GNAT family N-acetyltransferase: MRSVRPVHRRQGRAHTAACAALADAVAAGLVAQWRSAVSNPASVALGERLGFVRLGKQMTVRVGEPQIDFDESPR; this comes from the coding sequence TTGCGTAGCGTCCGCCCGGTCCACCGCCGCCAAGGGCGCGCGCACACGGCCGCGTGCGCGGCCCTCGCCGATGCCGTTGCCGCGGGACTGGTCGCACAGTGGCGTTCGGCAGTGTCGAACCCGGCGTCCGTCGCGCTCGGCGAGCGGCTCGGGTTCGTTCGCCTCGGCAAGCAGATGACGGTCCGCGTCGGTGAGCCGCAGATCGACTTCGATGAGTCGCCGCGCTGA
- a CDS encoding SRPBCC family protein: MKAGTRGEVTVRVEAPAERVYELVSDVTRMGEWSPETTRCVWLDGATGPTVGARFKGTNARGFVRWSTKPKVVAASPGREFAFVTGHLGKDMTKWTYTFAPAESGNATDVTESYELMRDNPWYFRMAERHLMRVDDRVSDLERGMRATLERIKAVAERDVQAR; encoded by the coding sequence ATGAAGGCAGGAACGCGTGGTGAGGTGACGGTGCGCGTCGAGGCACCCGCGGAGCGCGTCTACGAGCTGGTGTCGGACGTGACCCGCATGGGCGAGTGGAGTCCCGAGACCACGCGGTGTGTCTGGCTCGACGGCGCGACGGGCCCGACCGTCGGCGCACGGTTCAAGGGGACGAACGCGCGCGGGTTCGTGCGCTGGTCGACGAAGCCCAAGGTCGTCGCGGCCTCGCCGGGACGCGAGTTCGCGTTCGTGACCGGGCATCTCGGCAAGGACATGACGAAGTGGACGTACACGTTCGCGCCGGCGGAGTCGGGAAACGCGACGGACGTCACCGAGTCGTACGAGCTGATGCGCGACAACCCGTGGTACTTCCGGATGGCCGAGCGCCACCTGATGCGCGTCGACGACCGCGTGAGCGACCTCGAGCGGGGCATGCGCGCGACGCTCGAACGCATCAAGGCGGTCGCGGAGCGCGACGTCCAGGCGCGCTGA